One genomic segment of Streptosporangiales bacterium includes these proteins:
- a CDS encoding FCD domain-containing protein has translation MPDSALLEFSQPRRTAHQFVRETLRRAILTGALDGGTRLVQADIAAQLEVSTTPVREALRDLAADGLIHFDPHRGAIVRELDMTELVELYDIRKALESLAVRKAAGEITEAQLKSATELQDRMDRESDVGLWVQLNSEFHSLLYRAAVSPRLFSLVESVQDAATIYVAHSLAVSPGRIKEGNREHRSLIQALRKRDGEKAATILESHLDATLETIVTANSTEDQAEPEQATKRTRSSRR, from the coding sequence ATGCCGGACAGCGCTCTCCTCGAGTTCTCGCAGCCACGACGGACCGCCCATCAGTTCGTCCGCGAGACGCTTCGGCGTGCCATCCTCACCGGTGCGCTCGACGGTGGCACCCGTCTCGTGCAGGCCGACATCGCGGCGCAGCTCGAGGTGAGTACCACCCCGGTACGCGAGGCACTGCGTGACCTCGCCGCCGACGGCCTGATCCACTTCGACCCGCACCGCGGTGCGATCGTCCGCGAGCTCGACATGACCGAGCTCGTCGAGCTCTACGACATCCGCAAGGCCCTCGAGTCGCTCGCCGTCCGCAAGGCCGCGGGCGAGATCACCGAGGCGCAGCTGAAGTCGGCGACCGAGCTGCAGGACCGCATGGACCGCGAGTCCGACGTGGGTCTCTGGGTCCAGCTCAACAGCGAGTTCCACTCGCTCCTCTACCGCGCCGCCGTGTCGCCGCGGCTCTTCTCGCTCGTCGAGAGCGTGCAGGACGCCGCGACCATCTACGTCGCGCACTCGCTCGCGGTGTCGCCGGGGCGTATCAAGGAGGGCAACCGCGAGCACCGCAGCCTGATCCAGGCCCTGCGCAAGCGTGACGGCGAGAAGGCCGCCACCATTCTGGAGTCGCACCTCGACGCCACGCTCGAGACCATCGTGACGGCCAACAGCACCGAGGACCAAGCTGAGCCGGAGCAGGCGACCAAGCGCACGAGGTCCTCCCGCCGCTAG
- a CDS encoding CocE/NonD family hydrolase, with product MRIDWDVPVLMDDGAVLRADVFRPPGDGRYPVLVSYGPYAKGLPFEEGYPSAWESMAASHPDTVAGTTNKYQNWEVVDPEKWIPDGYVCVRVDSRGCGRSPGLIDHFSDRETRDLYESIEWAGTRDWSNGRVGLTGISYYAMNQWQVASRQPPHLAAICPWEGSSDWYRDATHHGGMVSTFWANWYDMQVKTVQYGLGERGARNPNTGQLVCGDETRDDDELAKSRVDFGAEILAHPLDDTYHRERSPDWSRLTVPLLSAGNWGGQGLHLRGNVEGYVRAATPQKWLEMHGHSHWTPFYTDYGVALQKRFFDHFLKGEDNGWADQPALQLQIRHVDGAFTQRMETAWPIPRTRWTRAYLDAGSGSLTSEAPGVGSVAFDAAGEGVTFDAPAFTTETEVTGPVAARLFVSSTTADADLFLVVRVFAPDGEEVTFQGAIDPHTPVAQGWLRASHRALDEELSEPYRPYHRHDSPQPLTPGTVYEVDVEIWPTCLVMPAGYRLSLSVRGVDYVYPGGGGGHLSNFKNELTGCGPFLHDDPRDRPADPFAGTTTVHTGGAHASYLVLPVIPPV from the coding sequence ATGCGGATCGACTGGGATGTGCCCGTCCTGATGGACGACGGCGCCGTCCTGCGTGCCGACGTCTTCCGGCCGCCGGGGGACGGGCGGTACCCCGTTCTGGTGAGCTACGGCCCCTACGCGAAGGGCCTGCCGTTCGAGGAGGGTTACCCGAGCGCGTGGGAGTCGATGGCGGCGAGCCACCCCGACACGGTCGCGGGCACGACGAACAAGTACCAGAACTGGGAGGTCGTCGACCCGGAGAAGTGGATTCCCGACGGCTACGTGTGCGTCCGGGTCGACTCGCGGGGCTGCGGGCGTTCGCCTGGCCTGATCGACCACTTCTCCGACCGCGAGACGCGGGACCTCTACGAGTCGATCGAGTGGGCGGGCACGCGGGACTGGAGCAACGGCAGGGTCGGTCTCACCGGCATCTCGTACTACGCGATGAACCAGTGGCAGGTGGCGTCGCGCCAGCCGCCGCACCTCGCCGCCATCTGCCCGTGGGAGGGCTCGTCGGACTGGTACCGCGACGCGACGCACCACGGCGGCATGGTGTCGACGTTCTGGGCCAACTGGTACGACATGCAGGTCAAGACCGTGCAGTACGGCCTGGGGGAGCGCGGCGCGCGCAACCCGAACACGGGGCAGCTCGTCTGCGGCGACGAGACCCGCGACGACGACGAGCTCGCGAAGTCCAGGGTCGACTTCGGCGCCGAGATCCTCGCGCACCCGCTCGACGACACGTACCACAGGGAACGTTCTCCGGACTGGAGCAGGCTGACGGTCCCGCTGCTGTCGGCGGGCAACTGGGGCGGCCAGGGGCTGCACCTGCGCGGCAACGTCGAGGGGTACGTGCGTGCCGCGACGCCGCAGAAGTGGCTGGAGATGCACGGCCACTCGCACTGGACACCGTTCTACACCGACTACGGGGTCGCGCTGCAGAAGCGGTTCTTCGACCATTTCCTGAAGGGCGAGGACAACGGCTGGGCCGACCAGCCCGCGCTGCAGCTGCAGATCCGGCACGTCGACGGCGCCTTCACACAACGGATGGAGACGGCCTGGCCGATCCCGCGCACGCGGTGGACCCGTGCGTACCTCGACGCGGGGTCGGGCTCGCTGACCTCCGAGGCACCGGGCGTGGGCTCCGTCGCGTTCGACGCCGCGGGGGAGGGCGTGACGTTCGACGCCCCGGCGTTCACGACCGAGACCGAGGTGACCGGACCGGTCGCGGCCAGGCTGTTCGTCAGCTCGACCACGGCCGACGCCGACCTGTTCCTCGTCGTCCGCGTGTTCGCGCCGGACGGCGAGGAGGTCACCTTCCAGGGCGCGATCGACCCGCACACGCCGGTGGCCCAGGGATGGCTGCGCGCGTCGCACCGCGCGCTCGACGAGGAGCTGTCGGAGCCGTACCGGCCGTACCACCGCCACGACTCCCCGCAGCCGCTGACTCCCGGCACCGTGTACGAGGTCGACGTCGAGATCTGGCCGACCTGCCTGGTGATGCCGGCCGGCTACCGGCTGTCGCTCAGCGTCCGCGGCGTGGACTACGTGTATCCAGGTGGTGGTGGGGGACATCTCTCGAACTTCAAGAACGAGCTCACCGGCTGCGGTCCGTTCCTGCACGACGACCCGCGCGACCGTCCGGCCGACCCGTTCGCGGGCACGACCACGGTGCACACGGGCGGCGCGCACGCGTCGTACCTGGTGCTCCCCGTGATCCCCCCGGTCTGA